From Parus major isolate Abel chromosome 1A, Parus_major1.1, whole genome shotgun sequence, the proteins below share one genomic window:
- the TM7SF3 gene encoding transmembrane 7 superfamily member 3 isoform X1 → MLHRAFLRVRSCYCGQALPLRAPPALPGRALPQVPEGGGSGPCRAGPAPSARPAPAVRPFPGLSPLSPFPPQRHAGLGSPRAAPAARGGPAPWRSLRNSLGKSDGYCASWLADTNIPTCICQRSDSLQCLLLLTFWSVAGSLAELVSSAVSNPDSWWEALSLSSGLLELSLGKFRNVLLNQTNPVEAVIRNIASNVTVVIFQVHAQQSDVVISFDKTPSVNSSGIGVDKGLVSILRPEQTVCTWYVRALDAGQVLSTAISIPYMEKDPIPGGCNLEFDLEVDPNLYLDYTLVDIHIKFAPANLGYTRGANPPSCDSETGQSSRWRLRYDVYQYFLPENDLSEMVLMSHIRKMSGVQSIRANGIKMLTLTADDKTNVYFSSLPGQGVIYNVVVWDPLWNSSAAYIPVHTYACSFADLVDNCSSLSKLSTKVFFTAFGILGLFTCFFGHRFWKTDLFFMGFIVAAFIFFVFITRVTGLGYDVRLILTAVAGIIGGLLLVVSWWRFGSVLLSMFVIGLVLGFLFSSTLFFTPLGDYRVFRDDVVFWVTFTCVALMIPVLFVGCPRILNILASGIVGSYTVVLAIACYVYTSLAYITLDLLRRVLNNYFSRAYTNVPFQRNDFIILSVWVMLALSGVTVQLRRERSEMPFPPHPYLTWKRERERRSTNVLDPSHHIPPLRERIHNKLLHIKEFFQKDQPAGERTPLLL, encoded by the exons ATGCTCCACCGTGCATTTTTAAGAGTTCGCAGCTGCTACTGCGGCCAAGCGCTCCCTCTCCGCGCTCCCCCCGCCCTTCCCGGCAGGGCCCTCCCGCAGGTGCCTGAGGGGGGCGGGAGCGGCCCCTGCCGGGCGGGCCCCGCCCCCAGCGCCCGTCCCGCCCCGGCTGTCCGGCCCTTCCCCGGCCTCAGCCCCCTTTCCCCGTTCCCTCCGCAGCGCCATGCGGGTCTCGGCTCGCCCCgcgctgctcctgctgctcgtGGGGGTCCTGCGCCATGGCGGAGCCTCAG GAATTCACTTGGAAAGTCTGATGGATATTGTGCAAGTTGGCTGGCTGATACAAACATACCCACCTGTATCTGCCAAAGATCAGACAGTCTTCAGTGTCTTCTCTTACTGACATTTTGGAGTGTAGCTGGCTCGTTGGCTGAGCTGGTGAGCTCAGCTGTATCAAATCCTGACTCCTGGTGGGaagctctgtccctgtcctcag GTCTTCTTGAGCTCTCCTtgggaaaattcagaaatgtgcTACTTAACCAGACCAATCCAGTTGAAGCTGTAATCAGGAACATTGCCAGCAACGTGACTGTGGTTATTTTTCAAGTGCATGCCCAGCAGAGTGATGTGGTGATATCCTTTGATAAG ACTCCATCGGTGAACAGCTCAGGAATTGGGGTAGACAAAGGGCTGGTGTCCATCCTTCGGCCTGAGCAGACCGTGTGTACGTGGTACGTGCGTGCCCTGGATGCTGGCCAGGTGCTCAGCACTGCCATCTCTATTCCCTACATGGAGAAAG ATCCTATTCCTGGGGGCTGCAATCTAGAATTTGACTTGGAAGTGGATCCAAATCTTTATCTGGACTACACGTTGGTTGATATACACATCAAGTTTGCCCCTGCAAACTTGGGATATACCAG AGGAGCAAACCCCCCCTCCTGTGATTCAGAGACTGGCCAGAGCTCCCGGTGGCGGCTGCGCTATGATGTGTACCAGTACTTCCTGCCCGAGAATGACCTGTCTGAGATGGTGCTCATGAGCCACATTCGGAAAATGTCTGGGGTGCAGAGTATCAGAGCCAATGGCATTAAG ATGCTTACGCTGACAGCTGATGACAAGACCAATGTCTACTTCTCATCACTTCCTGGACAAGGTGTGATCTACAATGTCGTGGTGTGGGATCCTCTTTGGAACAGTTCTGCTGCGTACATACCTGTGCATACATATGCCTGCAGCTTTGCTGACCTGGTAGATAACTGCTCTTCCCTCA GTAAACTCTCTACCAAAGTATTCTTCACTGCTTTTGGTATACTTGGTCTTTTCACCTGCTTTTTTGGACACAGATTCTGGAAAACAG ATTTATTCTTCATGGGCTTCATTGTTGCagcattcattttctttgtattcaTTACAAGGGTAACTGGCCTTGGTTATGATG tgCGTCTTATTTTGACAGCGGTGGCTGGAATTATTGGAGGCCTGCTCTTGGTTGTGAGCTGGTGGAGATTTggctctgtcctgctcagcATGTTTGTTATTGGACTTGTGTTGGGATTTCTCTTCTCATCAACGCTCTTCTTCACTCCCCTAG GAGACTACAGGGTCTTCCGTGACGATGTGGTGTTCTGGGTGACCTTTACTTGTGTAGCCTTGATGATTCCAGTGCTTTTTGTTGGCTGTCCAAGAATT CTGAACATCCTGGCTTCTGGAATAGTGGGATCTTATACAGTGGTCCTGGCCATTGCTTGTTACGTCTACACAAGCCTTGCTTACATCACCTTGGACCTGCTCAGAAGGGTCCTCAACAATTACTTCAGCAGAGCTTATACCAATGTGCCTTTTCAAAGGAATG ACTTCATCATCCTGTCAGTGTGGGTGATGCTGGCCCTCAGTGGGGTCACTGTGCAGCTCCGCCGGGAGAGGAGTGAAATGCCTTTCCCACCACATCCCTATCTCACctggaagagggaaagggagcGTAGAAGCACCAATGTCTTAGACCCCAGCCATCACATCCCTCCCCTGAGAGAGAGGATCCACAACAAGCTGCTGCATATCAAAGAGTTCTTCCAGAAAGATCAGCCAGCCGGGGAGAGAACTCCACTGCTTCTGTAA
- the MED21 gene encoding mediator of RNA polymerase II transcription subunit 21, with translation MADRLTQLQDAVNSLADQFCNAIGVLQQCGPPASFSNIQTAINKDQPVNPTEEYAQLFAALIARTAKDIDVLIDSLPSEESTAALQAASLYRLEEENHEAAARLEEVVYRGDVLLEKIQSALADIAQSQLKTRSGTHSQPLPDS, from the exons ATGGCGGACCGCCTGACACAGCTGCAGGACGCCGTCAATTCG CTCGCGGACCAGTTCTGTAACGCCATCGGAGTGCTGCAGCAGTGCGGGCCCCCGGCCTCCTTCAGCAACATCCAGACGGCCATAAACAAGGATCAGCCCGTGAACCCCACAGAAG AGTATGCCCAGCTGTTCGCAGCTCTGATCGCTCGCACTGCCAAGGATATCGATGTTCTCATAGATTCCCTGCCCAGTGAAGAAtccacagcagctttgcag GCTGCGAGCCTGTACcggctggaggaggagaaccACGAGGCGGCGGCGCGGTTGGAGGAGGTTGTTTACCGCGGGGATGTGCTGCTCGAGAAGATCCAGAGCGCCCTGGCCGACATCGCCCAGTCGCAGCTCAAGACGCGGAGCGGCACCCACAGTCAGCCCCTGCCCGACTCGTAG
- the TM7SF3 gene encoding transmembrane 7 superfamily member 3 isoform X2 — MRVSARPALLLLLVGVLRHGGASGLLELSLGKFRNVLLNQTNPVEAVIRNIASNVTVVIFQVHAQQSDVVISFDKTPSVNSSGIGVDKGLVSILRPEQTVCTWYVRALDAGQVLSTAISIPYMEKDPIPGGCNLEFDLEVDPNLYLDYTLVDIHIKFAPANLGYTRGANPPSCDSETGQSSRWRLRYDVYQYFLPENDLSEMVLMSHIRKMSGVQSIRANGIKMLTLTADDKTNVYFSSLPGQGVIYNVVVWDPLWNSSAAYIPVHTYACSFADLVDNCSSLSKLSTKVFFTAFGILGLFTCFFGHRFWKTDLFFMGFIVAAFIFFVFITRVTGLGYDVRLILTAVAGIIGGLLLVVSWWRFGSVLLSMFVIGLVLGFLFSSTLFFTPLGDYRVFRDDVVFWVTFTCVALMIPVLFVGCPRILNILASGIVGSYTVVLAIACYVYTSLAYITLDLLRRVLNNYFSRAYTNVPFQRNDFIILSVWVMLALSGVTVQLRRERSEMPFPPHPYLTWKRERERRSTNVLDPSHHIPPLRERIHNKLLHIKEFFQKDQPAGERTPLLL, encoded by the exons ATGCGGGTCTCGGCTCGCCCCgcgctgctcctgctgctcgtGGGGGTCCTGCGCCATGGCGGAGCCTCAG GTCTTCTTGAGCTCTCCTtgggaaaattcagaaatgtgcTACTTAACCAGACCAATCCAGTTGAAGCTGTAATCAGGAACATTGCCAGCAACGTGACTGTGGTTATTTTTCAAGTGCATGCCCAGCAGAGTGATGTGGTGATATCCTTTGATAAG ACTCCATCGGTGAACAGCTCAGGAATTGGGGTAGACAAAGGGCTGGTGTCCATCCTTCGGCCTGAGCAGACCGTGTGTACGTGGTACGTGCGTGCCCTGGATGCTGGCCAGGTGCTCAGCACTGCCATCTCTATTCCCTACATGGAGAAAG ATCCTATTCCTGGGGGCTGCAATCTAGAATTTGACTTGGAAGTGGATCCAAATCTTTATCTGGACTACACGTTGGTTGATATACACATCAAGTTTGCCCCTGCAAACTTGGGATATACCAG AGGAGCAAACCCCCCCTCCTGTGATTCAGAGACTGGCCAGAGCTCCCGGTGGCGGCTGCGCTATGATGTGTACCAGTACTTCCTGCCCGAGAATGACCTGTCTGAGATGGTGCTCATGAGCCACATTCGGAAAATGTCTGGGGTGCAGAGTATCAGAGCCAATGGCATTAAG ATGCTTACGCTGACAGCTGATGACAAGACCAATGTCTACTTCTCATCACTTCCTGGACAAGGTGTGATCTACAATGTCGTGGTGTGGGATCCTCTTTGGAACAGTTCTGCTGCGTACATACCTGTGCATACATATGCCTGCAGCTTTGCTGACCTGGTAGATAACTGCTCTTCCCTCA GTAAACTCTCTACCAAAGTATTCTTCACTGCTTTTGGTATACTTGGTCTTTTCACCTGCTTTTTTGGACACAGATTCTGGAAAACAG ATTTATTCTTCATGGGCTTCATTGTTGCagcattcattttctttgtattcaTTACAAGGGTAACTGGCCTTGGTTATGATG tgCGTCTTATTTTGACAGCGGTGGCTGGAATTATTGGAGGCCTGCTCTTGGTTGTGAGCTGGTGGAGATTTggctctgtcctgctcagcATGTTTGTTATTGGACTTGTGTTGGGATTTCTCTTCTCATCAACGCTCTTCTTCACTCCCCTAG GAGACTACAGGGTCTTCCGTGACGATGTGGTGTTCTGGGTGACCTTTACTTGTGTAGCCTTGATGATTCCAGTGCTTTTTGTTGGCTGTCCAAGAATT CTGAACATCCTGGCTTCTGGAATAGTGGGATCTTATACAGTGGTCCTGGCCATTGCTTGTTACGTCTACACAAGCCTTGCTTACATCACCTTGGACCTGCTCAGAAGGGTCCTCAACAATTACTTCAGCAGAGCTTATACCAATGTGCCTTTTCAAAGGAATG ACTTCATCATCCTGTCAGTGTGGGTGATGCTGGCCCTCAGTGGGGTCACTGTGCAGCTCCGCCGGGAGAGGAGTGAAATGCCTTTCCCACCACATCCCTATCTCACctggaagagggaaagggagcGTAGAAGCACCAATGTCTTAGACCCCAGCCATCACATCCCTCCCCTGAGAGAGAGGATCCACAACAAGCTGCTGCATATCAAAGAGTTCTTCCAGAAAGATCAGCCAGCCGGGGAGAGAACTCCACTGCTTCTGTAA